A window of the Fulvia fulva chromosome 3, complete sequence genome harbors these coding sequences:
- a CDS encoding Sulfoacetaldehyde acetyltransferase, with protein MATEYTASSAFCEALWDAGVRYCFVNLGSDHPGLMEAMVKGQKERPDRFPKFITCPSEMVALSIADGYARVTGQPQAVIVHVDVGTQALGCAVHNASVGRAPVLIFAGLSPCTQEGEYRGSRTEFIHWMQDVPDQKAIVAQYCRYTAEIKKGRNIKQIVNRALSFATSEPKGPVYLQGTREVMEEVIEPYTIQQKFWKPIELGGLTAEQLAFITDCLIKGREPLVVTGYGGRDAKVVASLVQLANTIPGLRVLDTGGSDMSFPADHPAWLGFRYGSHDSIRSADMILVLDCDVPWINTQCVPREDATIIHLDTDPLKQQMPLFYIDAVLRCRVSVTAALTQILQSLAVDKACQQKILQKRDAYQQRKSALQASHTTLLRSIVSQAVPHPDTTFGAPYLLAQVRKSCPPDTIWAVEAVTNTPHVADQIQATLPGSWLNCGGGGLGWSGGGALGIKMATDSLNGGPGKGAFVCQIVGDGCFLFSMPSSVFWIGQKYKIPVLTILLNNDGWNAPRHSMQLVHPNGFGSKVNNQELNISFSPNPDYCTIAKGASGGGCWAESAATVEELAARLPEAVAAVKAGRSALLDARIVKEVRAHL; from the exons CCTTCTGCGAAGCGCTATGGGAT GCGGGCGTAAGATACTGCTTCGTCAATCTTGGATCAGATCACCCAGGTCTCATGGAAGCCATGGTGAAGGGACAGAAAGAACGACCTGATCGATTCCCGAAGTTTATTACCTGCCCAAGTGAGATGGTGGCACTCTCTATTGCCGACGGATATGCCCGTGTCACTGGACAGCCACAGGCGGTGATAGTTCACGTCGATGTTGGCACTCAGGCCTTGGGATGTGCAGTTCACAACGCCAGCGTGGGGCGAGCTCCTGTGTTGATCTTTGCTGGTCTGTCACCTTGCACCCAAGAAGGGGAGTATCGCGGGAGCCGGACCGAATTCATTCACTGGATGCAGGATGTTCCAGATCAGAAGGCTATAGTGGCGCAGTATTGTCGATATACTGCGGAGATCAAGAAGGGAAGGAATATCAAGCAGATTGTGAATCGAGCGTTGAGTTTCGCTACCAG CGAACCCAAGGGACCGGTCTACCTGCAGGGTACTCGGGAGGTAATGGAAGAAGTCATCGAGCCATACACCATTCAGCAGAAGTTCTGGAAGCCGATCGAACTTGGAGGTCTAACGGCAGAGCAACTTGCGTTCATCACAGACTGCCTCATCAAGGGCAGGGAGCCTCTCGTCGTCACGGGCTACGGCGGTCGAGATGCAAAAGTGGTCGCCTCTCTAGTCCAGCTTGCAAATACGATCCCTGGTCTGCGCGTTCTGGATACAGGCGGCTCCGACATGTCATTTCCTGCGGATCACCCAGCTTGGCTAGGATTCCGATACGGCTCGCACGATAGCATACGCTCTGCCGACATGATTCTTGTGCTTGATTGCGATGTGCCTTGGATCAATACACAATGTGTACCACGCGAGGATGCGACCATCATACACCTTGATACGGACCCACTGAAGCAACAAATGCCGCTGTTCTATATCGATGCTGTTCTCCGTTGTCGGGTGAGCGTTACAGCGGCACTGACGCAAATCCTGCAGTCACTCGCTGTGGACAAGGCGTGTCAACAGAAGATCCTGCAGAAGCGTGATGCATATCAGCAACGGAAGTCTGCGCTACAGGCATCACATACTACTCTACTACGGAGCATTGTCTCACAGGCCGTGCCGCATCCTGACACTACATTCGGTGCGCCATATCTACTGGCCCAAGTCCGGAAGAGCTGCCCTCCGGACACAATCTGGGCAGTTGAGGCTGTGACAAACACACCTCACGTGGCCGATCAGATACAGGCAACACTTCCCGGAAGCTGGCTGAACTGTGGTGGCGGCGGGTTGGGTTGGTCAGGCGGTGGGGCTTTAGGTATCAAGATGGCTACTGATAGCTTGAACGGCGGACCAGGGAAGGGAGCGTTCGTCTGTCAGATCGTAGGAGATGGGTGTTTTCTCTTCTCGATGCCTTCGAGTGTATTCTGGATCGGGCAGAAGTATAAGATTCCGGTGCTGACGATTCTGCTGAATAATGATG GCTGGAATGCACCCCGACACTCGATGCAACTAGTGCATCCGAACGGGTTTGGTTCAAAGGTCAACAACCAGGAGCTCAACATCTCTTTCTCACCAAACCCAGACTACTGCACTATTGCGAAAGGAGCATCTGGCGGAGGGTGTTGGGCAGAGTCGGCGGCCACGGTCGAGGAGCTGGCTGCCAGATTACCGGAAGCTGTGGCTGCGGTGAAAGCTGGGCGTTCCGCTTTGCTGGACGCTCGGATTGTGAAGGAGGTTAGAGCTCACCTTTGA